GAGGGCTTGGAGGACGAAATCGAGGATGAAGAGGGCGCCCACACCCCAGATAATCGGGTGAACTTCCTTGGCTTTGCCCTTGCAGGTCATGGTCAGGCAGTAGGTGATGAAACCAGCTGCCACACCGTAAGAGATGGAGTAGGAGAAGCCCATGAAGATGGCGGAGAAGAAGGCGGGGATAGCTTGCGAGAGGTCGTCCCACTTGATCTCGCCGAAGGTGGACATCATCATGCAGCCCACAATCACCAGCACCGGAGCCGTGGCAGCTCCCGGAACTGCGGAGACGACCGGCGCGAAGAGGGCCGAGAGCGCGAAGCAGGCGGCAATGACCACGGAGGTCAGGCCCGTCCGCCCGCCCGCCGCAATGCCTGATGCAGACTCCACGTAGGTGGTGGTGTTGGAGGTGCCGAAGAGGGCGCCAATTGAGGTGGCCGTCGCGTCGGCGAAGAGGGCCTTGTCCATCTTGGAGGAGAAACCGGTGCCGGTCTCCAGCGCCTTCTCGTCATCGTCGGAGAAGATGCCAGAGCGGCGGCCGGTGCCCACGAAAGTGCCAATCGTGTCGAAGGTGTCGGACAGGGAGAAGGCGAAGATGGTCACCAGCACAATCGGGAGCTTGGATGGGTCGGAGAAGAGGGCCGGGAAGCCCTGGGGCGTGAAGATAGCCAGGAAGGTCTGCGGCAGCTGGGAGAAGGACTCCCCCAGGTTCACCGACTTGGCCATGCTCGTGACACCCATGGGGATGCCGATGAGCGTGACAGCGATGATGGCGATGACGAACGCCCCCTTGTTCAGGAAGGACCAGCGGCCCTTGAACTTGCAGACCAAAAGAACGATGGTAATGAACAGGCCGATAACGAAGAGGATGGTTTGCGGCGTGTTGAAGGTGGTGAGCCCAGGGTTGGCGCCGGAAGCTGAGGTCTTGTCCGGGCTGAACTTGATGATGCCCACGTTCAAGAGGCCCACGTAGGCGATGAAGACGCCGATGCCGCCGCCGATCGCGTGCTGGAGGGATTCGGGGATGGCGCGGATAATCATCTTGCGCAGCTTAGTGGCCGTGACGATGATGTTGATAATGCCGCAGATGAAGACCATGGAGAGGGTCTCCTGCCAGGTAAAGCCCAGGCCCTTGACCACGGTGAAAGTGAAGAAGGCGTTGAGCCCCACGCCCGGAGCCACGCCGTAGGGCACGTTCGCTACCAGCGCCATAATCAATGTGCCGATGATGGCGGCGATAATAGTGGCAATAAAAACGGCCCCCCACGGCATACCAGCCGAGGATAGGACCGAAGGATTGACTGCGATGATGTAGGCCATCGCAAAGAAGGTGGTGATGCCGGCAACCACCTCGGTAGAAACTGTGGTATTATTCTCTTTAAGCCTGAATAGCTCGTGCATAGTTCTCCTATGTATGTCATGATTTGGCGATCCGACATACAGAAGAATATCACGAGCCCAGGCTTTTCTTTCGTTACGTTTCCGAAATATGATACCGGTGCCTTTAGCGCCTTTATTACCGACCTTTCCAGGGTGAGTGGTGCGCCCAAATATGCGGCTGCAAGTCAGCTGATTCTCCAAGCCTTGGGAACGATCTTCTTGCACTGCTTGCTCATGGCTCAGTAGATTCTTCAGCCATGCTGTGAGCAGTGAGTCCCTAGAATAAGCGTCAGTCTTTAGTGACGAGCCTTGTGGGCTGGTTCTTTGCCCCGTGTGCGTTTATGCCGTAAACGAGTGGCTCTCATGGTCGCCGTGCCGGTTATAGCGTTTGCGGTGCTTGTGGCATCTGGTTGCGTTGACATACCCGACTGGCGGGAAGTGCGGGTTTGGGTGCGCTGGTGCAGGTGGGCTTTGCGTAGGCTGCGCCATAACCATAGGCTGGCCAGTAGAATGACACTACCCCAGATGAGAGCCCACCAGGGAAAATCAGGGATAGTGGGTTTAGCCGTGGCGGCTTGCCTGGCTTTCTGCGGGGTAGGGTAAATACGCTGGCCCGTCACAAAAATACGCTGCGTATTAATACCCAGGGGCGTACACGTCACCAACGTCACCAGATCCTGACCCTCAACCGGTTTCAAACTCCTCGTCTGATCAGGGTCCACCACTTGGGTTTTGATCACCTGGTAGGTGACCACATGATTAAAACTGGAGATCGTGAACTGGTCCCCCGCTTTGACTTGGTCCAAATGCGTAAACATCGTCGCCTGCGCCAAGCCCCGGTGCCCAGTCAACACCGCGTGCGTGCCCATACCCCCTACCGGCAGGCTCGTACCCTCCAAATGCCCTATACCTTGTAGGAGCGTATCATCACCAGTCCCATGATAGACGGGCAAGTCCAGGCGGATACTGGGGATCTGAATACGAGCCATGAGCCCATGCCCCGCGTCCAACGCCTGCTCATACTGCTCATGCAAACTCTTACCCTCCTTACTGGAAGGCTGGTTCGTGTTCGCCCGATAGGAGGCACCCGCATGCAACGCCTGATTATAGGCTTGCGCCAAAGCAATCTGCTGCCGGTCTTCCTTCGCTGAAGCCTGCCTAGTGTCAGGCACCCCGTGAGCAATCAACCGTGACTGCTCATACTGCGCCACCCAAGACGCTGCCGACGGATACAATAACGCGCTTATCCCCGCCACCACCAGAACAAACACCAGAACCGCACTCACCCGCTCACCACGCACAAGCCGACGAAACCGGCCAGCGTGAGACACCCGACCAGGGGAAGACCGTCGGCTAGGAGGAGACTTACGGTTAATACGAGTCCCTCGACCAATGGAAGACTCTCGACTAATGGAAGGCTTGCAGCTAGGAGTAGGGGTCGTAGGAGCGTTAGAGGGTAGCTGGCGTGGGTTGCATCGCTTGCCTAATCTCACAACTCACTCCTCTCCCCTATCGTATAAACAAGGACATTCCTACCATCACTAGCAGCGTATAGTGATCCAACCAATGCAAGTGTTCACCCCTAAACCACCCACGCTTCCCCTTGTTGATTACATAAGAGTGCAGGAGTCTGGTTGGGTAAGAGAAGATCCAGCCAGGCTCCTGCCAGGAAACCGTGACCCTATACTAGGGGGAAAAAGGCCACGGTAGTATCACACCAGCATCCCAGCCAAGCAACCACTAGCACACTGGTTCAAAAACCTCACTGCCCTGAGTGAGCAGTCTGCCTGCGGATCACCAGGAACAGGGCGCCAGACAGTAGCAAGACACCAGCTACGGTGAGTACGACCAGGCCAGCAGCACCAGTCAACGGTAGAGGAGGCATGTTGTTCTTACTATTCTCAATGGTCACATCCACGCCAGAAGTCACCCCAGTCTTCACCGCTACTGGCGTAAACGCAGCCGCACCCGTGGGTAGCACGTATCCGGTAGGTGCTTGAATCTCCTTCAGCACGTAGCAGCGTTGCGTGGCATCCACCGGAGCGTTCTTCGAATCCGAGACAAACAGGCCAGCAATCTTCACCTTGCCATCCGCGCCCGTCACAAACGACACATCCGAGCCCACTGTTAACGCCGTGCCCGTGGACTGCGCGTTCGAACAATCAGCCGCATACGGGTCTTGAGCCGCGTACACCTCAAACTTCGCACCCGACAAGCCCGTCGCATGATCACCCGAATCAATCTTGCTGATCACCAGGTCACCCCAGTTCTGGTGCACAATCGGGCTCTCCGGAGGGGTGGGCGGGTTCGCAGGAGGCGTCACCGGAGGGGTGACGGGAGGGGTCGCGGACGTATCCGTATCCGAGTACAGGAACGCCTGGTTCGTGACCACACCATTACCCAGCGAGTCCACCACACCCTTAAACGTGACCGTAATCTTCTTACCAGCCTGGGCTTTCAACCACGTCAACCCAGCCTGCGTGAACGACAAGTCCACATCCTGGCCCGTCACCGTCGCCGTATAATTAGCCGCCGGCACCGGCGTACCATCCTCCAGCACGACCGAAGCCACACCCAAACTCTTCAACCTCGAATCCATGGGATCATGCACAATGTAATACTTAAAATTCGCGTTATCCGCCAACTTCGGCACACTCACCGTCACCGGGAACGACGCCACAGACCCCAAACCCAAGCCAGTCTGCTCGCTCACCGTTTTATCAATAGAACCCACACCATTCTTCGGGTACACATTCACATCATAGAGCCAACCCTTCGTATTCCCATGATCAGGAAAAGGAATCGACACCAAAAACGGTTGAGCAATATCCACCACATTCGACGGCCGCTCAGTCTCAGCCACCAAATACAACCCCACCGGCAGGTCAGACACCGTCGCCAGACCACCACCAGCAGTAGTCACCTCCTTCTTACCAGCCGTATCCAACCCATGCACATTAGGAGCCGTACCCAACTGGATAGTCGACGCATTCACAGTATCCACATACGCGGGAGCCGACCACGTTGAAATCATATCCCACGTCTCAGGCTTGGTCATATCCAAACCAGCAACCGGGAACACCGTGAACTTCACCCCATCAATACCAGGAGTACTAATACTCGCACTCCCATCAGGCTCCGCCACAGCATTCGTCCCATTCTGACGCTCATGCTTATGAATAATCAACGACCCCTTCTTCGCTTGATCAATATCACCAAACGAGGGAGTCGAAGGAGCAGCCGAAGCCACCCCCACCAAACCAAACGACGCCACCGTGGCAGCCACTATCAGCCCCCCAGCAGCACGCACCATACTATGAACTCTCATTCAACTCTCCTTACTAAAAAACAACAACACTTCCAACAACCACCAGCCATCCCAGCCAGCCAACAGCCAGTCCCCCACCAGCAACCAGCAAGTCAAACCAAACCAGCCAGCCAAGCCAGCAATACCAAGCCAGCTAATCAGCCAGTAGACAGATGGCAGACAGCCAATCAGCCAATCAGCCAAGACAGCCAATCCAACTAGGATGGACCCTCACGAATCCGATGAGCACCACACGAACCACCCAGCACCAGCAAAACCATTAACAGGGTTATTAGCAGAGCCGTCGGTAGAACCATCGGACGAGACAACACGGGCACAAGCATGATTTGGTTAGCCACGATGCCTGCCCCTAACCAGACCATCTAAGAGCCTACGAGACCGACCCACACCCAACAGCGAGCCCACCAAAAGCAAGCCCAAACCCAACAACAGGTAAGAGAACACGCTAATACCACCGGTTAAAGGCAGGCCCGGCACCTCATGCTGCACGTTCACAATCTCACCTAAGTCCACACTCGTATGAGACGCGTCAATCGTAAACGGATAGGTTTGCGTCGACAGCACATACCCAGCAGGAGCCTTCGTCTCCTTCAACAGGTACGAGCCAGCAGGCAGGCCAATCACTTTAAACGCCGCGTTCGCCGCATCCACGTCAATGAGATTCGCCTGGCACACGCCACCCGCCGTATTGCAATCCTGCACCAAGTTCAGAGAACTACCAGACACGTCAGCCACCGGAGCACCCGCACTATCCGTAATCCGCCACTCCGAACCCGACAACGGCTTCACACCATCAGAGGTGGGACCAGTAGACTTCTTCCACGACAACGCACCAGCCAACAAACCAGCATCAGCAGCCGAACCACTCACCGTATCCGCCGCCAACGGCACACTCACTACACCGTTCGCATCCACATCCGAATCCTTCGACCGGTCAGCACCCTGCGTTTGCTTCGTAAACCCAACCGACTGACCCTTATCAAACGTCACCGTATAAGCACCCTGAGCCGAACGCAAACCAGTAAACGCATACTTACCAGCCGCATCCGTCGAAGCCGTCAAGTTCACCGGATTACCCAAGTTATCCGTACCAGATAACTTCACCGGCAGACCCTTCACCACCGGCTCAGACGCATCACGAACACCAGCACCATCCAAATCCCACCAAGCCAAACCAGAAAGGCTAGAGGACACGACCTGCTGAGCTCTGTATACCGGACCCACCGGATCCCTCAACCCCGTAATCCGCGCATAGCCTTCATTCGAGATCAGGTCCCCGGCCTTATCACCAACCACGTCAACAGCAACCTTCGCCGTAATCGACTCACCAGAAGCAAACACACCAGGACGAGACAAGCGCACAGCCGTCGACTCACCCACCGTTGCCGGACAACCAGCCGAACCCAAATCAGCCTGCTTACACCACTTCACCGAAGCAGGCATAGGCGTCGCCGTATCCCTAGGCACATTCGACGCCTTCGTATACTCCACCACCACCGGATTACCAGCCACATCACCAGCCGTAACCGTCACCGACCGCAACTTGGCAGAACCAGAAAACGAACTCCCAGCCACACCAGACACCGGCAACACATCAACAATCTGGGGAGCAGTCAGACCACCAGTAGAAGGCTGAGTATTATGCAAACTCAACTCCCAGATGTTCGACTCAATCTGCGCATTGCCAATCTTGTTGACCTCAACCGTGGCCGTGAGATTCCGCTTATCAATCGCGATACCCTCAATAGTGTTCACGCGAACAGAAACCGTCGACGTACGAGAAACTACATCAGAAAAATCCGCGTCAGACCACGCCACCATCGAATTCGTGTAAGACCCATTCGCAGCACTATTTGACACACGAGCCTCCAACACCACATCCGGCACTACCTCTCCCGAATGCTGCTGGTTAAACTCCCAACGCACATACGTCTCACCAGGAGCACAAGCAGGACGCTTCGCATCAGACGGAGTCGAAGCCGACACCAGAGCCGGAGCAGGCTTCGTCCCCCCACCAGAACCATCAGGCGGCACATACTCCAAAGCCCCTGGCAAACAATCCTCCAACCACACCTTATGCACCTGCTGACTATTACCACCCGTCAACGTCGTGTGCATCTTAAACCGCAAATGATCATCACCAGTCGCCGCCACCGCGGGTTTAAAGACACTCGAAGGATCCCTCGTCTCATTACGCGCACCCGATATCAAATTCAACTGCGCCAACGCAATCGTTAACCGATCACCATGCTGATAACGGTTATTGACTGGATCATAACTTGTGGGGAAAACAGCACTATCACTAGCATGTAAGACATCATCAAGGGACATATCACCCACATGCCAAGTATCAGCGGCCCACATGGGAAGAATCGTGCCATTAGCCAAACCAGCTACAGAAGTGAGTCCTATTTGCACAGCACTTGCGCTAAGAGACGGCATGAAAATACGAACACGCACTCGGTTAACCGCTGTGTAAATCGGATGATTCAAATTCATCTTCCCTGGATCATTCCCAGGAACC
This window of the Bombiscardovia nodaiensis genome carries:
- a CDS encoding guanine permease, with the translated sequence MHELFRLKENNTTVSTEVVAGITTFFAMAYIIAVNPSVLSSAGMPWGAVFIATIIAAIIGTLIMALVANVPYGVAPGVGLNAFFTFTVVKGLGFTWQETLSMVFICGIINIIVTATKLRKMIIRAIPESLQHAIGGGIGVFIAYVGLLNVGIIKFSPDKTSASGANPGLTTFNTPQTILFVIGLFITIVLLVCKFKGRWSFLNKGAFVIAIIAVTLIGIPMGVTSMAKSVNLGESFSQLPQTFLAIFTPQGFPALFSDPSKLPIVLVTIFAFSLSDTFDTIGTFVGTGRRSGIFSDDDEKALETGTGFSSKMDKALFADATATSIGALFGTSNTTTYVESASGIAAGGRTGLTSVVIAACFALSALFAPVVSAVPGAATAPVLVIVGCMMMSTFGEIKWDDLSQAIPAFFSAIFMGFSYSISYGVAAGFITYCLTMTCKGKAKEVHPIIWGVGALFILDFVLQALF
- a CDS encoding type-2 fimbrial major subunit, translated to MRVHSMVRAAGGLIVAATVASFGLVGVASAAPSTPSFGDIDQAKKGSLIIHKHERQNGTNAVAEPDGSASISTPGIDGVKFTVFPVAGLDMTKPETWDMISTWSAPAYVDTVNASTIQLGTAPNVHGLDTAGKKEVTTAGGGLATVSDLPVGLYLVAETERPSNVVDIAQPFLVSIPFPDHGNTKGWLYDVNVYPKNGVGSIDKTVSEQTGLGLGSVASFPVTVSVPKLADNANFKYYIVHDPMDSRLKSLGVASVVLEDGTPVPAANYTATVTGQDVDLSFTQAGLTWLKAQAGKKITVTFKGVVDSLGNGVVTNQAFLYSDTDTSATPPVTPPVTPPANPPTPPESPIVHQNWGDLVISKIDSGDHATGLSGAKFEVYAAQDPYAADCSNAQSTGTALTVGSDVSFVTGADGKVKIAGLFVSDSKNAPVDATQRCYVLKEIQAPTGYVLPTGAAAFTPVAVKTGVTSGVDVTIENSKNNMPPLPLTGAAGLVVLTVAGVLLLSGALFLVIRRQTAHSGQ